In Coffea arabica cultivar ET-39 chromosome 9e, Coffea Arabica ET-39 HiFi, whole genome shotgun sequence, the genomic window GGCTCttccaaaatcttccaatccaacctgttaaggaaaacaaatctacggggtgagcaattgctcgtgaggccaagaaacacacatgcaaacacgttgtccaagtaacaatcccatttaacaagtaaaatagtaatattcaagtaaataacaatttGTGCGAGAAAATGTAAaaagaaacaattcaagaatataagagctctcaggagctattttccacttgcacgatccagaacctccacgaattgacactccgtcaatcgggtaggttataatccgtagaacttcacttactcgTTCCCCGATCATcattacatacccctgtaccgGGCCCGCCTGTCTTTTACATGATGTgatactgctcgagtatgccaagcaagatctcccattagatcaagcttatacacgtttctcatggctcaccgagctTCTCGACCgtgcccatgccggctcgagtcgcaaggtcggccgatgagatttgggcgtcccccactagTATCACtaggagtcgaggagattcactccaatcgacttatgcaaccatagcataattaatcattgaaacacttcacttaattcacttaataagtcacttcaagcaattcacttcaagtaattcaagtacacttcacgTAAATATTTACTTCAAGTATTTCAcgtcaagtaattcaagtacacttcacttaaatgagaacgaatgcggtaaagtacacactcgactcagaattttcaaaatattcaatcactaataacaattaagcatgtaACAAGTTCACGTACGCTTGACGCTCACCTAGACAAAAGGAGAGTGTGTTGCACAGATCAAGTAGTTAAACGTCccttgtgagatcctcttgaaggtccccttgaatgCCTGAACAAACAGTAGttaactatcacttataaatccTCTCTTATCAAGAgagagattgtacacttgtacaatttaagaaaatatcaCGAAGTAGAGTTttacttgctcaaaattcaaggttcgAAAGTGGTgtttaataacacaaggaaaaactgatttccttcgtGAAAACAAGTGCAAAATGATCAATTAGTATTGAAGGATAGCGAAGAGTCTCCAAAAACTCAATtcccgtcaagtttgaaaatttcagatttgaggtgcattctttgaaaaatcatatctcactcttcgtaggtccaaaattagaaaacttggtaccgttggaaactacttccaaagtgctaaaagtttctagaaaatacttttccatgattctaaatggaagacactcaaattttggcttcaagttgctgatttggactcccaagacagattcggggtaggtttttggcaaattttggaaattcgacaaaattcacagaatgtgaactaACCTCTCAAAGTTGAAACCCAATTAGAGttataatcaaagtttaaaacacaacaaacgaaaaatgaatcggagttttgagcgccaagatgtAGCAGCTCAAAAagctcaaagttggttcaaaatgaagaccattgggcaattttccagatttgaaacacaaACTCTGGGACTTCAGTTGAACTTCGAGATAGACTTGGaatagcaccaaatttggtatgattacactAACATATATGGGATACTCCtttgtcaaatttcatgcaaaaattcgtacgggaagtcagttaacaaaaccACTAAAGTTCTAGGAATATACAAGGCAATTCTGCCTTATGCtttcgttttccttttttttgaacCTTTGGCTAAAGAAATcaactcaaacatggttcatttatgaaggaaaagtctaagaaacattcaaaatatatttggtaggtgattaacaccaaaattttcaaaataacaagtcccaattcgagctaagccatcggctagcccaaaattagggttttctaccACTGATGCAgttctgtaatttggccataactcaatcaatttaacttaTAATTAGGCATGGTTGGTGGAattgaaaactacattcataaggctacaattcatcagaagaaatcgttttgaaATTTAGTCcatagctagctcaaattcaagcagcAAGTCCCAGCACCTCGTTGACTCTCTAACACAGGGGTGAAACAGGACAGGTAAATTTGAAGAACTGGTACGGCTCACTCAAGTAGAATCAGGGgatacattttataccgttagaaaattggaaatgtctagtttcaaatgccgaaAATggaacttgattttgacatcagagcaaagagttatgatcgTTTAAAGTTCGCTGCCAGAGTACCTCTGTacacgttttccagatttgaacaggtttctaaaatgcaatttttacccaaccaaatcaagtggtttttggtggaaacttttcacacaacctaaacaacatatctacatcaagaTCAAGGTAATTTAACCTCAAAAAAAATCACACCAGGGCCTCTGCAGAAACAGGGTAGAATCCGACCCTTCTTCCCTTTGagtttctttccacttttttcAACATATAACCACTagtttaacatttaatcaacataaataacatccaaaatcatcatatcagtccaacatgtccattgtgggatttcatagagcctacTCAAGTAATTTTCAGCCAACCAAAGTTACCctcatgaagctacaagcttccaagtCCAATCTAGCTTACAAAAATCAAGTTTAGAAGGTTAGATCATTCACTACCTCTTGGGTGTTGAAACTCAGAAATTTAGGTCACCTAGAAGCTCCAAGAAATCGTGGAAATGATGCTCTTCTCCTAGCCCAAGTGAAGCTCCAAGTTGTTGTGAGTTTGTGTGgtgaatttggagtgaatttgATGGAAGAAATGAGGTGAAATGAGATgaagtttccttcttcttcttccttgggtTGGCCGAccagcaagagagagagaagagagtgGAGAGTGTTGTGTGGCTTCTTGAGGAAGCTTGGTAGTTGGTGACCTTTTTGGGCACAAAAGTCAAAtctcaatagtgcgcgtacgcgcgcgtttcgtgcccgtttcctctcggatttgtttcacttgagCACTAATTCTCTAATacacttcctttaacactattattatccATTCTTAGTACTCTAACAATAATTTCTAAAATCCTCCAATTAGTCGCGCGTGCAAAAATGCGAACTCCCGACTTGTGCgcaataaaacaaaatttctaaaaaattcttataacaataatataactaactaatactagggtatttaatcataaaaataactattttaagactaacacatgcgttctcaaatctccaaatcactgtactctcaaatcgaatattgcctccaaacgcgtattcgctaaatctcactaaacgagcttccaaaaattaaatttattaatagaacgttttaaaaatatatgtaaatCATAGTTCCATTTAAATGGTTCAAAAAGGGTTAAAATAATTTATTCGAAGAAAACGAGTGAATAACCAAATAattaaaccagtaaaataagataaaaataagaaaactttCGGTTCCTCGTATCGGGTCTGGAAGCGGTTGGATCGGCTCCTAGTGAATGGCGAATATGCAGATCTTCCTCCTCTATTTCAGTGCTCCATTTGGCTAGACACCCTTTGGACCACGCGTCTCTGAAAATCATGGCGGGTGTTGTGTGCTAAGCTACTGGCCACAAGGAGGACAATTCAGCTGTGGAATAAGTGCTCCTTTGGGAATATCTTTGAGGCTATTAAGGGGGCAAAGTCTCAGCTGGTACAGGCAGAAATGAAGGTAGAGAGCGAGGACTCGGAGGAGGCTCACATTAGGCTGCAAAAGGCGCAGCCAAATTTCGTCACGcattggcaatagagaagtaGTTTTGGAGTCAAAAGTCTTGTGTCAAATGGCTTTCATGTAGGGACCGGAACTCTAAGTTTTTTCACGCGGCGATTAAACAAAGAAgagtggaaggtacgattcatCGAATTTAAACGGCGGCTGGAATTTAGGTGGAAGGTGATGGGGACATTGCCTCTGAGGCTATTCGATTTTTCTCCGACTTGTACTCCGAGTCTGTGGCACCCAGTTCTGAGTTGCTTCAGCTTATCCCACCTATACTCATGCTGGAGGACAACCTGGCCCTGGAGGACATCCCTTCGTTGGAGGAGGTGAAACGGGTAGTACATGCCATGGATGGGGACAGTGCGGCGGGTCCAGATGGCTTTACTGGTAAGTTCTTTACCTTTGCATGGGATATTATTGCCCGGGATGTGTATAATGCTGTGGTGAGTTTCTTCTGTGGGGCGGAGCTATCACGTTTTATTACTTCGACCTCTATTGTTCTCATTCCGAAAATCCCAAAccctcaagatttttctaactTTCGGCCTATAAGCCTTTGCAACTTCATTAATAAGGTGCTTTCGCGTATCTTGTTTGAAAGAGTAGCGGCTTTGCTGTCGAGAATTATTTCTCCCCAGCAGTCAGGATTTGTCAGGGGTCGGAATATTACGGAGAACTATCTGTTAGCTCAGGAAGTTTTAGCAGGCATTGGGAAAAAGTCGAGAGGGGGGAACGTAGCGCTAAAGCTGGACATGGCCAAGGCTTATGACCGAGTTTCATGGCTTCATCTGACTAGGGTTTTGCGGAAGTTTGGGTTTGGGGAGCGTTTTATTGATATGACCTGGCGGTTGGTCTCAAATGTTTGATTTTCGGTTATGGTTAACGGGGCGGCGTATGGGTTCTTTAAATCCAGCAGGGGTCTCCAACAGGAGGACCCGCTTTCTCCTGCCTTATTTGTAATAGGAGCAGAAGTTCTATCGAGAGGGTTGAACAACCTTGCATCACAACCGTGCTTCCAGGGGTTTAAGGTGCCCCAGGGCTATCCTGGGGTAACTCATTTGGCATTTCCGGATGACGTACTAATTTTAGCTAATGGGTCCACAGCCTCGTTACACCGTGTTATGAGGGTATTGGATATGTATCAGTGCTCTCTGGTCAACTACTCAATGCTCAAAAGAGTGGCTACTTGGTTCACCCGTCCTTATCCAGTGCAAGACGTAGGGTAATTGAGCGTATTACGGGTTTCTCACGGCAGGTGTTTCCCACTCGGTACTTAGGCTTCCCCCTGTATGTTGGGAGGTGTAAGACGTCCTACTTTGTGGAGGTGTGTCAGAGTATTCTAGGGAAAATCTTGTCTTAGAAGTCTAAGTTTTTATCTTCGGGGGGAAGGCTCACTTTGATTAAGCATGTTCTTGCCGCTATCCCGATTCACTTGCTCTCGGCTGCAGTTATGCCCAAGTCTGTGTTCAGAGTTATAGAGAGAGCTTGTGCCAACGTTTTGTGGGATTTTTCGGAGGAGGGATTGAGCTACCATTAGATCGGATGGTCTAAATTGTGTTTTCCGCCTGAGGAAGGAGGAGCGGGTTTCCGACGACTCAGGGATGTATATACAGCTTTCTCGTATAAGTTATGGTGGAAGTTTTGGACAGGCTCATCGCTTTGGGCCGCGTTTATGCGCGAGAAGTATTGCCAGGGAGTTCATCCTTGCCAGGTGGAGCTCAAGCCTTTTGCTTCAGCGACTTGGCGACGGATGCTGGATGTTAGCCGACAGGTGAAGCTTTCGATGTTGTGGTTGTTGCAGGATGGGTCGTGTCACTTCTGGTATGACAATTGGCTGGGTAGAGGAGCGTTATTCCTCCGTGTTCCTGTTGTCTTGAATCTTTCCTTTTGAGATTTCATCACTCAGGGTCATTGGAACGCACAGCTGTTGTCTCAAGTACTCCCACAAGACGTTATACCTACTATTTTGGGAAAGCCGATCCCGACTGAATAGCAGGTGGATGAGGTGGTATGGATGCCCGCACGGTCTGGGAGGTTCTCCTTAGCCTCGGCCTTCCAGGAGATACGTCAAGTATGTAATACTTCTATTATGCTATCTAGGGTCTGGCAGAATCTAGCTCCGTTGAAAGTGTCATTCTTCATGGCTCGATTATTATTGGGGCGTCTGCCCTTAGATGTCGTGCTCAAAACGTTTGGGTTCCATGTTCCTTCAAAATGTGTATGTTGTCCGTGCGCGTCAATTAAATCACTTGAACACGTTTTTGCAACGAGTCAGGCTGCTATGGAGGTCTCGGCATACTTTGGAGGGTTATGCGGCATTAGCTTAGCCCCATCGGTGCGGGCCCGCCTGGCCTCTTGGTGGTTGGCCTCCCCTAACTCGGAGAGACAGCGGGCTATCTACTATACTCTCCTGAGTCTTGTTTGTTGGCATCTTTGAAAGGCTAGAAATAGGGCAGTATTTGAAGGTATCAAGCCGTATTCCGCTTCTATCTGTCAGGCTATCATTTTGGAGACTAAATTGCTGCTTGAAGGTCACTTTAAGGAGCATAGTGGTACTCAGTCATTTATGCAGTTGTATGACTAGTCGTCTCGGTCGGGCCGGAAGTTTGGATTCACGTTGATTTGCTGAAAGCCAGTTGAAGTGAGGGCAGGGTTAACCTTGAACAAGGATGGTTGGTCCAAGGGTAATCCTGGGACATGTGGTGGCGGAGGAGTTTTGCGGGATGCAACTGGATGCCCCTTGGTGGGCTTTTTAGCTTTTTTCGGGGAGACGTCTAGCCTCCATGCCGAAGCACTGGCTCTCTAGACAGGACTTCGGATATGTGCTCAGAGGGGGTTTACAAATTTTAGCATTCAGTTAGATTCTCTAGTTCTTCAACGTCGGCTGCATTGTCCATGGCGTATTCGGTGGGAGGTCTGGCAAATATGGAAGTTGATAGCATAACCGACTTGGCTCTCTCATTGTTTCAGGGAGGCAAACAAAGTGGCAGAGCTGTTGAGATATATGAGCATTGAAGTGACTGGCCACGTTTGGCTCGCGGGGGAATTCGACTTGATAGCATGGGACTGCCTTCTATTAGGAAAGTGCAAAAACCCTAGACCTCGAACGGGCTCAAATTGATCTCTCTTGTACCTCAGTTTGTTATGAATAAGAGTGGGGGTGGCGTCCCTTCCCGCGGACGaggttagccaaaaaaaaaaattatcatccTCATCACTGCTATTTTATATTATTACCACTTATATATACTTGTTAATCAGTTActattatctttttctttacttCCACTTTTGTGCATGTGTAGGTGTTATTATCAtttatgtatacatatatatattgacttattattataattattgtcTTAGTTTATTCCACTTgtatttatctttttattttggtttataaccttaatttatttcatctatatctatattattattattattattactatcattactttattaattattattattattatgagtTTAAGAATTTCGTTTAACAATCTAAAACTCATCTTACATTGTCTAAATTAATCTAATAAGGTTAGATTAAgatgttttaaatttctatttaagTATCTTAGACTTAATCAATTAAGTATAATTTTAGATAACTAATCTTTAAGTGTTGAAGCAGCAGAGGAAGAGATTCTTTCGTGGTTGCTTTGTCGAGGCAGGCTTGATCACTTAGACCATCTGATACCGATCAGAATTATCTTTAGGTTGggtttgaaattttaaattccttTGTTAGTCCGTAGAAGATAGTCCATTTATTTCTACAATTTATTTACTGCATATCCACTAAGCCCATGCTATCTTTCTAATCCAAACATAATTTCCATTATCTAtaaatgtgtatatatatattatactatTACTATTTTTTTCCTTGGCCGTCCTTGCCTGGCCCTTTTTGTTTCTTACTTTACTTGGCGTTGCCAAAGCTTTTGTCAAGCTTTGGCAGCGCCGCAATTCTtgacttcaattttttttttgcttccctGGCCAACCTTTGGAATGGCTATAGTCGCCAGCCATACACTAGCGACTCCCTcccttgcttctttttttttttgtcctatTGGCCAACCTTTTCATTTCGCCAGCAGGTGCTGGCGGCTTTGCCTTCACACACCAAATTTTCTGCATTGCGCTTCAACAACAGCGCACAACAGAGGTGGCGGGGCCGCTGCTCCAACCCCctcttctcccttttttttttttaacaaaatgaagatttcaaTTCCATCCTACCCAATAGCTAAATTTTAGCACCCTATTCCTATCTATCCAAATATAAATCTTTTTAAATTTCTCCTACAAGCCTAAATATATCATCCTGCATACATATACacgaaattttcaaaataattcgTGGAATTAAATAGACTtaagagaaaaagaattttagCGTGCGTTCGGAACTTACAGGTCTAGGCGTTTAATCGTCTACTTGTTCGACGGCGACGTCCTTTTCTTCTCCTCTACTCTTAGTTGATTCTTGCTCTAGGGGAGGCAGATGAAAGAAAGATAGGGATggtgttattttttttctctctattgTTTTGATAAAACTCTAAACCCTAGACCTATCCACTAGTAGATGGTTTAGATAAGAGTCTTAGTATATTATGAACTCGTATCCCCTTACTAACCCGTAACAAATCCTTTACCCTATCCTACTAATAAATTActtttatcattattatttttacccataataatttttctatatatatatatttaattaattggaaaaaataaaataataaacatATGTGCCAGAACGTgggttttacaatttcaattcTCTTTATTCATTCATGTTTGCTTATACCTCCTTTATTTTAAACCTCTAATTCTAGTCTTGAAGCTACAATCTCTTCTCTTTTTAATCCATTTCTGTAAGCTGTTTTCACAgtgtttttttccctttctctgTGGATGTCACTTTGCTTTTTAATTAGGATTGAATGGTCGCTTTTATGTTCACGCTTGCATTagtttttgtttggattgcacttATAGGTTtgttttttaggaaaaaaaaatagccAT contains:
- the LOC113710040 gene encoding uncharacterized protein is translated as MVNGAAYGFFKSSRGLQQEDPLSPALFVIGAEVLSRGLNNLASQPCFQGFKVPQGYPGVTHLAFPDDVLILANGSTASLHRVMRVLDMYQCSLVNYSMLKRVATWFTRPYPVQDVGLIALGRVYAREVLPGSSSLPGGAQAFCFSDLATDAGWSLERTAVVSSTPTRRYTYYFGKADPD